One window of Bacillota bacterium genomic DNA carries:
- a CDS encoding 4Fe-4S dicluster domain-containing protein — MAQVRISRDICRGCRYCILICPKSVIGIGEKANSKGYRFAVVVNPDRCIGCRLCVTCCPEAAIDVISKAINLK; from the coding sequence GTGGCACAGGTAAGGATCAGCAGAGACATTTGCAGGGGATGCAGATATTGCATACTTATCTGTCCTAAAAGCGTTATTGGAATTGGAGAAAAAGCGAATTCAAAGGGCTATAGATTTGCAGTGGTTGTGAATCCGGATAGATGCATTGGTTGCCGACTTTGTGTTACCTGTTGTCCTGAGGCAGCGATAGACGTCATAAGTAAAGCCATCAACCTTAAATGA